In Fusarium verticillioides 7600 chromosome 4, whole genome shotgun sequence, the following proteins share a genomic window:
- a CDS encoding cytokinesis protein, translated as MSDKTRQSSGGRSLFSRSKHKDKRLTEESRYPADDAASFRSSRHKRESSAISLDRPESSDGGINQMAGVITSIPYDAVGGGSRSPIPVEYLPKGEQMPVRREPLPHHLNKNGLDFHQYPSWDGTSAQSGAHSPGRQPLGYGYGNVTMASTGRQTQYQQWGPPRGSSSHSNNPPNPRYDSYMSSNARGSADNLSIQSAMPSASSQSSYAASQHSNRDSHRFTKFPSGPPPGQSDPQGGFYFPKPDDDNVVEQMFLQLMQKRGWHNLPEQARRQMMAYPAQKKWTLIYQDRLTEWQGEQKRRQTARPNQYTATPDITTYSDEEGTPEWYVRRVMEDRLDTKGMGSLEVNLRTQQIGWVKRFVECQGQVALMTLLLKINRRTAQGPVQDNTRIDKNLDREYDIIKCVKALMNNKFGADDALIHQKVMVALASSLISPRLTTRKLVSEIITFLCTWGENAEGHLKVIQALDEVKTASGENGRFDAWMRLVEVTIDGRGKMGSLVGASEELRTGGIGMENLLMEYAVATLMLVNMIIDSPERDLELRIHIRAQFTACGIKRILTKMEEFQYELLDKQIERFRTNEAIDYEDMLERENSSIKDDVEGEVKDLTDPVQIADAIQQRLHGTKTNDYFISALQHLMLIRANDGEERLRMFQLVDSMLSYVAMDRRLPNMDLKQSLNFTVQSLLDKLHTDSEARQAQDEALESRQIAEAAMAERDETKAQLELGADGLVAKLQKQLDEQSRFIDAQRRQADGLKAELDSMQTMRAKEAQRYELETRELYLMLRDAQDVAASKAIKSAAAASASSKVAGPEDPARMQGILDRERLMERLQMQIERQKTQYKLEGRVWGDAVGPSDRLRALREEMDDRPGTPPGGGTPPRDFTNSVLGSIHRNTKIPRKPLKRRSDGEVIDEDDETEGEDGVIFEKPRIVEMKRPTIDPKQQAGLLGEIGSKVKKFDASDSEDDTTGPSHPSMETSSPITPPGDSETPKIEVTGAAPPPPPPPPPPPMPGQIPGAPPPPPPPPPPPMPGQLPGAPPPPPPLPGMLMPGGGPPPPPPPPLPGAGGMPPPPPPPLPGAMSGHFLARQPAFGAAPSIGLPVVRPKKKLKALHWEKVDAPETSHWAAHTPSAEAREEKYQELSKKGILDEVEKLFMAKEIKKIGIGNSSKKDDKKQIISSDLRKAYEIAFAKFSQYSVEKIVQMIIHCDPEILDNAVVMDFLQKDDLCNIPDNTVKQMAPYSKDWTGPDAKSQDRELDPSELTRQDQLYLYTAFELHHYWKSRMRALALTRSFEQEYEEINEKIRQVVTVSESLRDSVSLMNVLGLILDIGNYMNDANKQARGFKLSSLARLGMVKDDKNESTLADLVERIVRNQYPEWETFADDINGVMTAQKINIEQLQADAKKYIDNIRNIQMSLDSGNLSDPKQFHPQDRVSQIVQRIMKEARRKSEQMELYLEEMMKTYKDIMVFYGEDPADDGARRDFFAKLALFVGEWKKSRDKNVQVEETRKRNEASMKRKHTAQLKLTNANANAEAGPTSPSNTGAMDSLLEKLRAAAPQARDQRDRRRRARLKDRHQVRVASGQKIPDLDEIPEVEAGLKNKEEPTEDESKMLSPGLSSPREGEDDVADRAAALLQGMRGGDGADDNDPERRETLRKARRQTAEEERRLRRRRRERATTNQSEENPDEQKEEPREEPKVEEGEAAKEPPKEEETPIEDDVPTPRAATTSDGAPEEEQGEKAQAQAQAQAQA; from the exons ATGTCTGACAAGACGAGGCAGTCCTCTGGCGGCCGGTCTTTATTCTCACGAAGTAAGCACAAAGACAAGCGCTTGACCGAGGAATCGAGATACCCCGCAGACGATGCCGCCAGTTTTCGCTCCTCGCGCCACAAACGAGAGTCGTCTGCCATCTCGCTGGATCgcccagaatcttctgatGGCGGTATCAACCAGATGGCGGGCGTAATTACGTCGATACCCTACGATGCCGTTGGAGGTGGATCACGCTCTCCCATACCTGTCGAGTATCTGCCCAAGGGCGAGCAGATGCCAGTGCGCCGTGAACCTCTTCCGCACCACCTAAACAAAAATGGCCTGGACTTTCACCAATACCCGAGCTGGGATGGAACGTCGGCACAGTCTGGTGCTCATTCCCCAGGGCGACAACCTcttggatatggatatggcAATGTTACTATGGCTTCAACGGGCCGTCAGACCCAATATCAGCAATGGGGTCCGCCTAGGGGCAGCTCTTCCCACTCGAATAATCCTCCCAACCCCCGATACGACTCATATATGTCATCTAATGCTCGGGGCTCGGCTGATAATCTGAGCATTCAGTCAG CTATGCCCAGTGCCTCTTCCCAAAGCTCTTATGCTGCTTCTCAGCACTCGAACCGCGATTCTCACCGATTTACCAAATTTCCGTCTGGCCCCCCTCCAGGACAAAGCGATCCACAGGGTGGTTTCTATTTCCCTAAACCAGACGACGATAATGTGGTCGAGCAGATGTTCCTCCAACTGATGCAGAAGCGAGGATGGCACAATCTCCCCGAGCAGGCCAGGAGACAGATGATGGCCTACCCCGCCCAGAAGAAGTGGACGCTGATCTATCAGGATCGACTTACTGAATGGCAAGGCGAGCAGAAGCGCCGGCAGACAGCACGCCCGAACCAGTATACCGCGACTCCCGATATCACGACGTACTCCGACGAAGAAGGTACTCCTGAATGGTATGTGCGGCGAGTTATGGAGGATCGCCTTGACACGAAAGGTATGGGAAGTTTGGAAGTCAATTTGCGAACACAACAGATTGGTTGGGTCAAGAGATTCGTCGAGTGCCAGGGACAGGTCGCTCTTATGACCTTGCTGCTTAAGATCAACCGCAGGACAGCACAGGGGCCAGTCCAGGATAACACCCGTATCGACAAGAATCTCGATCGCGAATATGATATTATCAAATGTGTAAAGGCGCTCATGAACAACAAATTCGGCGCCGACGATGCCTTGATTCACCAAAAGGTCATGGTAGCCCTTGCTAGCTCTCTTATATCTCCTCGTCTCACCACACGGAAGCTTGTCAGCGAGATCATAACCTTCCTATGCACCTGGGGAGAGAATGCCGAAGGTCATCTGAAGGTCATTCAGGCGCTGGACGAGGTCAAGACCGCATCTGGAGAAAATGGCCGATTCGATGCTTGGATGCGTTTGGTGGAGGTCACCATTGATGGTAGGGGCAAGATGGGAAGTTTGGTCGGTGCCAGCGAAGAATTGAGGACTGGAGGTATTGGAATGGAGAACTTGCTTATGGAATACGCCGTTGCGACTCTCATGCTCGTCAACATGATTATCGATTCGCCCGAGAGAGATTTGGAGTTGAGGATACACATTCGAGCCCAGTTTACAGCATGTGGTATCAAGCGAATattgacgaagatggaggagttCCAATACGAACTCTTGGACAAACAGATTGAACGGTTCAGAACAAACGAGGCCATTGACTATGAGGATATGCTTGAGAGGGAGAATAGCAGTATCAAGGACGACGTCGAAggcgaggtcaaggatcTGACTGATCCCGTTCAAATTGCCGATGCCATTCAGCAGCGCCTCCAtggcaccaagaccaacgacTACTTCATTTCGGCTCTACAGCATCTTATGCTCATCCGAGCAAATGATGGCGAGGAGCGCCTACGCATGTTCCAGTTGGTTGATTCCATGCTTAGCTACGTTGCTATGGACCGGCGACTGCCGAACATGGATCTCAAGCAGAGTCTCAACTTCACGGTCCAAAGTCTCCTTGACAAATTGCATACGGACTCAGAAGCCAGGCAAGCCcaggatgaggctcttgaatCGCGACAAATCGCTGAGGCCGCAATGGCTGAGCGTGATGAGACGAAGGCTCAGCTTGAGCTGGGTGCTGATGGACTGGTTGCCAAATTACAAAAGCAACTGGACGAGCAATCTCGATTCATTGATGCTCAAAGAAGACAGGCAGACGGACTCAAAGCTGAATTGGACAGTATGCAGACTATGAGAGCCAAGGAAGCCCAGCGATACGAGTTGGAAACAAGAGAGCTATACCTGATGCTTCGAGATGCACAGGACGTAGCTGCTTCCAAGGCTATCAAAagcgctgctgctgctagCGCCAGCAGCAAGGTGGCTGGCCCTGAAGACCCTGCTCGGATGCAGGGTATCCTGGATCGCGAACGCCTCATGGAGCGGTTACAGATGCAGATCGAGCGGCAGAAGACACAATACAAGCTCGAGGGACGTGTTTGGGGAGATGCTGTTGGGCCTTCAGACCGTCTTCGAGCCCTGCgcgaggagatggacgacAGGCCTGGAACACCTCCTGGTGGTGGTACGCCTCCTCGGGACTTCACCAACAGCGTTCTGGGCAGCATCCACCGCAATACCAAGATTCCACGCAAGCCCCTTAAGAGACGTTCTGATGGCGAGGTGAtcgatgaggacgacgagaCTGAAGGCGAGGACGGTGTCATCTTCGAGAAGCCCAGAATTGTCGAGATGAAGCGACCTACGATAGACCCCAAGCAGCAAGCTGGCTTgcttggtgagattggttccaaggtcaagaagttcGATGCCAGTGATTCTGAAGATGACACCACCGGTCCTTCTCACCCTAGTATGGAGACTTCATCACCCATCACTCCACCAGGTGACAGCGAAACTCCCAAAATCGAAGTCACTGGTGctgctcctccgcctccgccgccacctccacctcctccgaTGCCTGGTCAAATACCCGGAgctccgccgccgcctcctccgcctccacctCCCCCAATGCCGGGCCAGCTTCCTGGtgctcctccgcctccgcccCCCTTGCCTGGCATGCTGATGCCAGGTGGtggacctcctcctccaccaccgcctccttTACCTGGTGCTGGAGGTATGCCCCCTCCACCACCCCCTCCCCTGCCTGGTGCTATGTCTGGGCACTTCTTGGCCCGACAACCCGCTTTCGGGGCTGCACCAAGCATTGGCCTGCCCGTGGTTCgtcccaagaagaagctcaaggccctGCATTGGGAGAAGGTTGATGCCCCTGAGACCAGTCACTGGGCAGCCCACACACCTTCTGCTGAAGCCCGAGAGGAGAAGTATCaggagctcagcaagaaggGCATTCTCGACGAGGTCGAGAAACTGTTCATGGCtaaggagatcaagaagattggtATAGGAAACTCTTCTAAgaaggatgacaagaagcaAATCATCTCTTCTGATCTCCGCAAGGCGTATG AAATtgcttttgccaagtttTCACAGTACTCTGTCGAGAAGATTGTTCAAATGATCATTCACTGCGATCCAGAGATTCTAGACAACGCTGTAGTGATGGACTTTTTGCAGAAGGATGACCTCTGTAACATCCCCGACAACACAGTCAAGCAAATGGCGCCGTATAGCAaggactggactggaccTGATGCCAAATCTCAAGACCGTGAACTTGATCCCTCGGAGCTGactcgacaagatcagctTTACCTCTACACGGCTTTTGAGTTACACCACTACTGGAAAAGTCGAATGAGGGCCCTTGCTCTTACTAGAAGCTTTGAACAAGAGTACGAAGAGATTAACGAGAAAATCCGACAGGTTGTGACAGTATCGGAGTCGCTACGCGATTCCGTTTCATTGATGAACGTACTTGGCCTTATTTTGGATATTGGTAATTACATGAATGATGCGAACAAGCAAGCACGTGGTTTCAAGCTCAGCTCTCTTGCAAGATTGGGTATGGTCAAGGACGACAAGAACGAGTCAACATTGGCCGACCTCGTGGAGCGTATTGTACGGAATCAGTACCCTGAGTGGGAGACATTTGCGGATGATATCAACGGAGTCATGACGGCACAGAAGATCAACATTGAGCAACTTCAGGCGGATGCGAAGAAATACATCGACAATATTCGAAACATTCAAATGTCGCTGGATTCTGGTAACCTAAGCGACCCCAAGCAGTTCCATCCCCAGGACCGTGTGAGTCAAATCGTCCAACGTATTATGAAGGAAGCCAGAAGAAAATCCGAGCAGATGGAGCTGTACTTggaagagatgatgaagacataCAAAGATATCATGGTATTTTACGGCGAGGACCCCGCAGATGATGGGGCCCGTCGGGATTTCTTTGCCAAGTTGGCATTGTTCGTGGGAGAGTGGAAGAAGTCTCGTGACAAGAACGTGCAGGTGGAAGAGACAAGGAAGCGTAACGAGGCGTCAATGAAACGGAAGCACACAGCACAACTTAAACttaccaacgccaacgccaacgccgaGGCGGGACCTACGTCTCCATCCAATACCGGCGCTATGGACTCTCTCCTGGAGAAACTACGTGCAGCTGCGCCGCAAGCTCGGGACCAGAGAGACCGAAGAAGGCGTGCGCGACTCAAGGATCGTCACCAGGTCCGCGTCGCGTCAGGACAGAAGATTCCCGACCTCGACGAAATCCCAGAAGTGGAAGCTggcctcaagaacaaggaggaACCCACCGAAGACGAAAGCAAGATGCTCAGTCCCGGCCTCTCGTCGCCTCGTGAAGGTGAAGACGACGTTGCCGATAGAGCAGCAGCTCTTCTACAAGGCATGCGCGGTGGTGATGGCGCAGATGACAACGATCctgagaggagagaaaccCTTCGAAAAGCCAGACGGCAAacagcagaggaagagagacgACTACGAAGACGGCGAAGAGAAAGGGCCACTACAAACCAGTCAGAAGAGAACCCCGACGAACAAAAGGAAGAACCCAGGGAAGAGCCAAAGGtagaagaaggagaggcagcCAAAGAGCCGCcgaaggaagaagaaacgcCTATagaagatgatgttccaACACCTAGAGCAGCGACTACCAGCGA
- a CDS encoding cytokinesis protein, which translates to MSDKTRQSSGGRSLFSRSKHKDKRLTEESRYPADDAASFRSSRHKRESSAISLDRPESSDGGINQMAGVITSIPYDAVGGGSRSPIPVEYLPKGEQMPVRREPLPHHLNKNGLDFHQYPSWDGTSAQSGAHSPGRQPLGYGYGNVTMASTGRQTQYQQWGPPRGSSSHSNNPPNPRYDSYMSSNARGSADNLSIQSAMPSASSQSSYAASQHSNRDSHRFTKFPSGPPPGQSDPQGGFYFPKPDDDNVVEQMFLQLMQKRGWHNLPEQARRQMMAYPAQKKWTLIYQDRLTEWQGEQKRRQTARPNQYTATPDITTYSDEEGTPEWYVRRVMEDRLDTKGMGSLEVNLRTQQIGWVKRFVECQGQVALMTLLLKINRRTAQGPVQDNTRIDKNLDREYDIIKCVKALMNNKFGADDALIHQKVMVALASSLISPRLTTRKLVSEIITFLCTWGENAEGHLKVIQALDEVKTASGENGRFDAWMRLVEVTIDGRGKMGSLVGASEELRTGGIGMENLLMEYAVATLMLVNMIIDSPERDLELRIHIRAQFTACGIKRILTKMEEFQYELLDKQIERFRTNEAIDYEDMLERENSSIKDDVEGEVKDLTDPVQIADAIQQRLHGTKTNDYFISALQHLMLIRANDGEERLRMFQLVDSMLSYVAMDRRLPNMDLKQSLNFTVQSLLDKLHTDSEARQAQDEALESRQIAEAAMAERDETKAQLELGADGLVAKLQKQLDEQSRFIDAQRRQADGLKAELDSMQTMRAKEAQRYELETRELYLMLRDAQDVAASKAIKSAAAASASSKVAGPEDPARMQGILDRERLMERLQMQIERQKTQYKLEGRVWGDAVGPSDRLRALREEMDDRPGTPPGGGTPPRDFTNSVLGSIHRNTKIPRKPLKRRSDGEVIDEDDETEGEDGVIFEKPRIVEMKRPTIDPKQQAGLLGEIGSKVKKFDASDSEDDTTGPSHPSMETSSPITPPGDSETPKIEVTGAAPPPPPPPPPPPMPGQIPGAPPPPPPPPPPPMPGQLPGAPPPPPPLPGMLMPGGGPPPPPPPPLPGAGGMPPPPPPPLPGAMSGHFLARQPAFGAAPSIGLPVVRPKKKLKALHWEKVDAPETSHWAAHTPSAEAREEKYQELSKKGILDEVEKLFMAKEIKKIGIGNSSKKDDKKQIISSDLRKAYEIAFAKFSQYSVEKIVQMIIHCDPEILDNAVVMDFLQKDDLCNIPDNTVKQMAPYSKDWTGPDAKSQDRELDPSELTRQDQLYLYTAFELHHYWKSRMRALALTRSFEQEYEEINEKIRQVVTVSESLRDSVSLMNVLGLILDIGNYMNDANKQARGFKLSSLARLGMVKDDKNESTLADLVERIVRNQYPEWETFADDINGVMTAQKINIEQLQADAKKYIDNIRNIQMSLDSGNLSDPKQFHPQDRVSQIVQRIMKEARRKSEQMELYLEEMMKTYKDIMVFYGEDPADDGARRDFFAKLALFVGEWKKSRDKNVQVEETRKRNEASMKRKHTAQLKLTNANANAEAGPTSPSNTGAMDSLLEKLRAAAPQARDQRDRRRRARLKDRHQVRVASGQKIPDLDEIPEVEAGLKNKEEPTEDESKMLSPGLSSPREGEDDVADRAAALLQGMRGGDGADDNDPERRETLRKARRQTAEEERRLRRRRRERATTNQSEENPDEQKEEPREEPKVEEGEAAKEPPKEEETPIEDDVPTPRAATTSDGAPEEEQGEKA; encoded by the exons ATGTCTGACAAGACGAGGCAGTCCTCTGGCGGCCGGTCTTTATTCTCACGAAGTAAGCACAAAGACAAGCGCTTGACCGAGGAATCGAGATACCCCGCAGACGATGCCGCCAGTTTTCGCTCCTCGCGCCACAAACGAGAGTCGTCTGCCATCTCGCTGGATCgcccagaatcttctgatGGCGGTATCAACCAGATGGCGGGCGTAATTACGTCGATACCCTACGATGCCGTTGGAGGTGGATCACGCTCTCCCATACCTGTCGAGTATCTGCCCAAGGGCGAGCAGATGCCAGTGCGCCGTGAACCTCTTCCGCACCACCTAAACAAAAATGGCCTGGACTTTCACCAATACCCGAGCTGGGATGGAACGTCGGCACAGTCTGGTGCTCATTCCCCAGGGCGACAACCTcttggatatggatatggcAATGTTACTATGGCTTCAACGGGCCGTCAGACCCAATATCAGCAATGGGGTCCGCCTAGGGGCAGCTCTTCCCACTCGAATAATCCTCCCAACCCCCGATACGACTCATATATGTCATCTAATGCTCGGGGCTCGGCTGATAATCTGAGCATTCAGTCAG CTATGCCCAGTGCCTCTTCCCAAAGCTCTTATGCTGCTTCTCAGCACTCGAACCGCGATTCTCACCGATTTACCAAATTTCCGTCTGGCCCCCCTCCAGGACAAAGCGATCCACAGGGTGGTTTCTATTTCCCTAAACCAGACGACGATAATGTGGTCGAGCAGATGTTCCTCCAACTGATGCAGAAGCGAGGATGGCACAATCTCCCCGAGCAGGCCAGGAGACAGATGATGGCCTACCCCGCCCAGAAGAAGTGGACGCTGATCTATCAGGATCGACTTACTGAATGGCAAGGCGAGCAGAAGCGCCGGCAGACAGCACGCCCGAACCAGTATACCGCGACTCCCGATATCACGACGTACTCCGACGAAGAAGGTACTCCTGAATGGTATGTGCGGCGAGTTATGGAGGATCGCCTTGACACGAAAGGTATGGGAAGTTTGGAAGTCAATTTGCGAACACAACAGATTGGTTGGGTCAAGAGATTCGTCGAGTGCCAGGGACAGGTCGCTCTTATGACCTTGCTGCTTAAGATCAACCGCAGGACAGCACAGGGGCCAGTCCAGGATAACACCCGTATCGACAAGAATCTCGATCGCGAATATGATATTATCAAATGTGTAAAGGCGCTCATGAACAACAAATTCGGCGCCGACGATGCCTTGATTCACCAAAAGGTCATGGTAGCCCTTGCTAGCTCTCTTATATCTCCTCGTCTCACCACACGGAAGCTTGTCAGCGAGATCATAACCTTCCTATGCACCTGGGGAGAGAATGCCGAAGGTCATCTGAAGGTCATTCAGGCGCTGGACGAGGTCAAGACCGCATCTGGAGAAAATGGCCGATTCGATGCTTGGATGCGTTTGGTGGAGGTCACCATTGATGGTAGGGGCAAGATGGGAAGTTTGGTCGGTGCCAGCGAAGAATTGAGGACTGGAGGTATTGGAATGGAGAACTTGCTTATGGAATACGCCGTTGCGACTCTCATGCTCGTCAACATGATTATCGATTCGCCCGAGAGAGATTTGGAGTTGAGGATACACATTCGAGCCCAGTTTACAGCATGTGGTATCAAGCGAATattgacgaagatggaggagttCCAATACGAACTCTTGGACAAACAGATTGAACGGTTCAGAACAAACGAGGCCATTGACTATGAGGATATGCTTGAGAGGGAGAATAGCAGTATCAAGGACGACGTCGAAggcgaggtcaaggatcTGACTGATCCCGTTCAAATTGCCGATGCCATTCAGCAGCGCCTCCAtggcaccaagaccaacgacTACTTCATTTCGGCTCTACAGCATCTTATGCTCATCCGAGCAAATGATGGCGAGGAGCGCCTACGCATGTTCCAGTTGGTTGATTCCATGCTTAGCTACGTTGCTATGGACCGGCGACTGCCGAACATGGATCTCAAGCAGAGTCTCAACTTCACGGTCCAAAGTCTCCTTGACAAATTGCATACGGACTCAGAAGCCAGGCAAGCCcaggatgaggctcttgaatCGCGACAAATCGCTGAGGCCGCAATGGCTGAGCGTGATGAGACGAAGGCTCAGCTTGAGCTGGGTGCTGATGGACTGGTTGCCAAATTACAAAAGCAACTGGACGAGCAATCTCGATTCATTGATGCTCAAAGAAGACAGGCAGACGGACTCAAAGCTGAATTGGACAGTATGCAGACTATGAGAGCCAAGGAAGCCCAGCGATACGAGTTGGAAACAAGAGAGCTATACCTGATGCTTCGAGATGCACAGGACGTAGCTGCTTCCAAGGCTATCAAAagcgctgctgctgctagCGCCAGCAGCAAGGTGGCTGGCCCTGAAGACCCTGCTCGGATGCAGGGTATCCTGGATCGCGAACGCCTCATGGAGCGGTTACAGATGCAGATCGAGCGGCAGAAGACACAATACAAGCTCGAGGGACGTGTTTGGGGAGATGCTGTTGGGCCTTCAGACCGTCTTCGAGCCCTGCgcgaggagatggacgacAGGCCTGGAACACCTCCTGGTGGTGGTACGCCTCCTCGGGACTTCACCAACAGCGTTCTGGGCAGCATCCACCGCAATACCAAGATTCCACGCAAGCCCCTTAAGAGACGTTCTGATGGCGAGGTGAtcgatgaggacgacgagaCTGAAGGCGAGGACGGTGTCATCTTCGAGAAGCCCAGAATTGTCGAGATGAAGCGACCTACGATAGACCCCAAGCAGCAAGCTGGCTTgcttggtgagattggttccaaggtcaagaagttcGATGCCAGTGATTCTGAAGATGACACCACCGGTCCTTCTCACCCTAGTATGGAGACTTCATCACCCATCACTCCACCAGGTGACAGCGAAACTCCCAAAATCGAAGTCACTGGTGctgctcctccgcctccgccgccacctccacctcctccgaTGCCTGGTCAAATACCCGGAgctccgccgccgcctcctccgcctccacctCCCCCAATGCCGGGCCAGCTTCCTGGtgctcctccgcctccgcccCCCTTGCCTGGCATGCTGATGCCAGGTGGtggacctcctcctccaccaccgcctccttTACCTGGTGCTGGAGGTATGCCCCCTCCACCACCCCCTCCCCTGCCTGGTGCTATGTCTGGGCACTTCTTGGCCCGACAACCCGCTTTCGGGGCTGCACCAAGCATTGGCCTGCCCGTGGTTCgtcccaagaagaagctcaaggccctGCATTGGGAGAAGGTTGATGCCCCTGAGACCAGTCACTGGGCAGCCCACACACCTTCTGCTGAAGCCCGAGAGGAGAAGTATCaggagctcagcaagaaggGCATTCTCGACGAGGTCGAGAAACTGTTCATGGCtaaggagatcaagaagattggtATAGGAAACTCTTCTAAgaaggatgacaagaagcaAATCATCTCTTCTGATCTCCGCAAGGCGTATG AAATtgcttttgccaagtttTCACAGTACTCTGTCGAGAAGATTGTTCAAATGATCATTCACTGCGATCCAGAGATTCTAGACAACGCTGTAGTGATGGACTTTTTGCAGAAGGATGACCTCTGTAACATCCCCGACAACACAGTCAAGCAAATGGCGCCGTATAGCAaggactggactggaccTGATGCCAAATCTCAAGACCGTGAACTTGATCCCTCGGAGCTGactcgacaagatcagctTTACCTCTACACGGCTTTTGAGTTACACCACTACTGGAAAAGTCGAATGAGGGCCCTTGCTCTTACTAGAAGCTTTGAACAAGAGTACGAAGAGATTAACGAGAAAATCCGACAGGTTGTGACAGTATCGGAGTCGCTACGCGATTCCGTTTCATTGATGAACGTACTTGGCCTTATTTTGGATATTGGTAATTACATGAATGATGCGAACAAGCAAGCACGTGGTTTCAAGCTCAGCTCTCTTGCAAGATTGGGTATGGTCAAGGACGACAAGAACGAGTCAACATTGGCCGACCTCGTGGAGCGTATTGTACGGAATCAGTACCCTGAGTGGGAGACATTTGCGGATGATATCAACGGAGTCATGACGGCACAGAAGATCAACATTGAGCAACTTCAGGCGGATGCGAAGAAATACATCGACAATATTCGAAACATTCAAATGTCGCTGGATTCTGGTAACCTAAGCGACCCCAAGCAGTTCCATCCCCAGGACCGTGTGAGTCAAATCGTCCAACGTATTATGAAGGAAGCCAGAAGAAAATCCGAGCAGATGGAGCTGTACTTggaagagatgatgaagacataCAAAGATATCATGGTATTTTACGGCGAGGACCCCGCAGATGATGGGGCCCGTCGGGATTTCTTTGCCAAGTTGGCATTGTTCGTGGGAGAGTGGAAGAAGTCTCGTGACAAGAACGTGCAGGTGGAAGAGACAAGGAAGCGTAACGAGGCGTCAATGAAACGGAAGCACACAGCACAACTTAAACttaccaacgccaacgccaacgccgaGGCGGGACCTACGTCTCCATCCAATACCGGCGCTATGGACTCTCTCCTGGAGAAACTACGTGCAGCTGCGCCGCAAGCTCGGGACCAGAGAGACCGAAGAAGGCGTGCGCGACTCAAGGATCGTCACCAGGTCCGCGTCGCGTCAGGACAGAAGATTCCCGACCTCGACGAAATCCCAGAAGTGGAAGCTggcctcaagaacaaggaggaACCCACCGAAGACGAAAGCAAGATGCTCAGTCCCGGCCTCTCGTCGCCTCGTGAAGGTGAAGACGACGTTGCCGATAGAGCAGCAGCTCTTCTACAAGGCATGCGCGGTGGTGATGGCGCAGATGACAACGATCctgagaggagagaaaccCTTCGAAAAGCCAGACGGCAAacagcagaggaagagagacgACTACGAAGACGGCGAAGAGAAAGGGCCACTACAAACCAGTCAGAAGAGAACCCCGACGAACAAAAGGAAGAACCCAGGGAAGAGCCAAAGGtagaagaaggagaggcagcCAAAGAGCCGCcgaaggaagaagaaacgcCTATagaagatgatgttccaACACCTAGAGCAGCGACTACCAGCGA